From Sporosarcina sp. Te-1, the proteins below share one genomic window:
- a CDS encoding aspartyl-phosphate phosphatase Spo0E family protein — protein sequence MPFSLEEEIESVRKQLIRSAEQEGLTSKETIELSKKLDFLLNKYSVALDAYTDQKLKPM from the coding sequence TTGCCATTTAGTTTGGAAGAGGAAATCGAATCTGTACGGAAACAGTTGATCCGATCTGCAGAACAGGAAGGGCTCACCTCAAAAGAGACGATCGAGCTGAGCAAAAAGCTTGATTTCTTATTAAACAAATACAGTGTAGCCCTGGATGCCTACACGGACCAAAAATTAAAACCAATGTAG
- a CDS encoding DUF2187 family protein: protein MKIAEVGNIIEFKDGLQGIVEKVNENSVIVDLTFMENFNDLGLEEKTVVNHKRYTILHGSDE, encoded by the coding sequence ATGAAAATTGCTGAAGTAGGCAACATTATAGAGTTCAAAGATGGACTGCAAGGGATCGTGGAGAAAGTAAACGAAAACTCGGTCATTGTAGACCTTACTTTCATGGAAAACTTCAACGATTTAGGTTTAGAAGAGAAAACCGTAGTCAATCATAAAAGATATACCATTCTTCATGGCAGCGACGAATGA
- a CDS encoding efflux RND transporter permease subunit translates to MKISEFSIKRPVFTMVTMFLVIILGAVSFLKIPVTLIPELNPPVAVVVTSYPGASSTEVSEKLTKPLEDSLSTTPGLKSIQSSSQEGANFILLMFDWSTVIDDVQLDVMQRIDQVPVPEGANEPRFMKFDPSQFPVIQLSLRTSGEDADIRKIAERLETELRRTKGVASVTVSGNLVEEVQVILDEKKLEENGLVQSDVVQAIQASNVSMPGEPIETPDGKQLTTRILSTLTTISDIRNVAIGANPLTGEKLTVADVASDVALMEAKSTSETRANDKQAVLMSVLQESGANTATVSTDFKKAVDKQLEKEEFKGVTADVLFDQGDYVKLAIGNIGQSLLLGGLFAMIVLFLFLRGIKSPIIIGIAIPYSVIVTFVLMYFANFSLNIMTLGALALGIGMLVDNAIVVIENIERHLGMGKSPREASKEGSKEIAGAITASTLTTLAVFVPVLFISGLIGQIFTEFALTISFSLFASLVVALTVVPMMASRMLKKPKKNVEARRRRSKTWNTFERSVKWSLKHRFIVLALTVLLLGGSGFGLFKVGTEFLPATDEGFFSISVDLPNGSSLSATNEVVKKIENVLKGKDDVEVYVSLVGGTQQGMAQGSSESNTAEMYVKLVPLSKREGSVFEFVDEVQPKVLEVVGDQATVGFNMQTAAGSSPNTLTFSLNDIDEQRLDDAVKKIDVELSKMKSVMEVSNNLQDTIEEIHMDIDPVKAADAGLAPYQIAQTVNSITRGSFATQIVDKRGDVVSVMVSYDEKYRNSIEKLKKLKLRTPAGTFIDLGSVAAISVKEGPVAIQRVDQAHSVTYTLKYTSTESLGDMTKQVNEMMDRLDLPEQTQMTYGGDRELFESAINDMIMAVLLAVVLVYIVMAAQFESFKYPFVIMFSVPLMMIGVSLGLLATNTPISVTAVIGILVLVGIVVNNGIVLVDYINQRKQAGLSSYDAIIASVRDRVRPILMTALTTILGLLPLALGIGEGTEMNQPMGIAVIGGLISSTFLTLYIVPIIYSLIDRETRKRAIESND, encoded by the coding sequence ATGAAAATTAGTGAATTCTCCATTAAACGGCCGGTTTTTACGATGGTGACCATGTTTCTTGTCATCATTTTAGGGGCCGTATCTTTTTTAAAAATACCAGTTACCCTGATACCGGAATTGAACCCGCCGGTTGCTGTTGTGGTGACGAGTTATCCCGGCGCTTCCTCGACGGAAGTGAGTGAAAAATTGACGAAACCGCTGGAAGATAGTTTATCGACCACACCTGGCTTAAAGTCGATACAGTCCTCGTCGCAGGAAGGGGCTAACTTCATTCTTTTAATGTTCGACTGGTCGACTGTCATTGATGACGTCCAATTGGATGTCATGCAACGGATCGATCAAGTCCCCGTTCCGGAAGGAGCTAACGAGCCTCGCTTCATGAAATTCGACCCATCCCAGTTTCCGGTCATCCAGTTGTCACTCCGAACTTCTGGAGAGGATGCGGATATTCGAAAGATAGCCGAACGGCTTGAAACGGAGTTGCGTAGAACAAAAGGGGTAGCTAGTGTCACGGTATCCGGCAATCTGGTGGAGGAAGTCCAAGTCATTCTGGATGAAAAGAAACTGGAAGAAAACGGTCTTGTTCAATCGGATGTTGTCCAAGCCATCCAAGCCAGCAACGTTTCCATGCCGGGAGAACCGATCGAAACGCCAGATGGAAAGCAATTGACGACGAGAATTTTGAGCACCCTGACGACAATCTCCGATATCCGCAATGTGGCGATCGGCGCCAATCCCTTGACTGGGGAAAAGCTGACGGTTGCTGACGTGGCGTCAGATGTTGCTTTGATGGAGGCAAAGTCGACTTCGGAAACCCGGGCGAACGACAAGCAGGCCGTTTTAATGTCGGTTTTGCAAGAATCGGGTGCCAACACGGCGACCGTTTCCACCGACTTTAAAAAGGCAGTGGACAAGCAATTAGAGAAAGAAGAATTCAAAGGTGTTACCGCAGATGTTTTATTCGACCAAGGCGATTATGTAAAATTGGCCATCGGCAATATCGGGCAATCGCTACTACTCGGCGGACTATTCGCCATGATCGTCCTTTTCTTATTCCTGAGAGGGATCAAAAGTCCAATTATTATTGGAATCGCTATTCCCTATTCTGTCATTGTCACATTCGTTTTAATGTACTTTGCCAACTTCTCATTAAATATTATGACCCTCGGTGCTCTTGCCCTTGGCATTGGGATGCTAGTAGATAATGCTATCGTTGTGATAGAAAATATCGAGCGGCATCTTGGCATGGGAAAGTCACCTCGGGAAGCCTCTAAAGAGGGGTCCAAGGAGATTGCGGGCGCCATTACCGCTTCGACACTTACGACGTTGGCCGTCTTTGTCCCGGTCCTGTTCATCAGCGGATTGATCGGTCAAATTTTTACCGAGTTTGCGCTGACCATTTCCTTTAGTCTCTTTGCCTCTCTTGTCGTCGCCCTCACTGTAGTGCCGATGATGGCAAGCAGGATGCTCAAGAAGCCGAAAAAGAATGTAGAAGCGCGGAGAAGGCGTTCGAAAACGTGGAATACATTTGAACGCTCTGTAAAATGGTCTTTGAAGCATCGTTTTATTGTTTTGGCATTGACTGTTCTATTGTTAGGAGGCAGCGGATTTGGGCTGTTTAAGGTGGGTACCGAATTTTTGCCAGCGACAGACGAAGGGTTTTTTAGCATTTCTGTAGATTTGCCAAATGGCTCCTCGTTATCTGCTACCAATGAAGTGGTCAAAAAGATTGAAAATGTGCTGAAAGGAAAAGACGATGTTGAAGTCTATGTCAGTTTAGTCGGGGGTACCCAGCAAGGAATGGCGCAAGGAAGTTCAGAATCCAACACTGCAGAGATGTATGTCAAACTCGTTCCGCTTTCAAAAAGAGAGGGCTCCGTATTTGAGTTTGTCGATGAGGTCCAGCCAAAAGTCCTTGAAGTAGTTGGAGACCAGGCAACAGTTGGCTTTAACATGCAAACTGCAGCGGGTTCCTCGCCTAACACGCTGACGTTTTCTTTAAATGATATTGATGAACAGAGACTGGATGACGCCGTGAAAAAAATCGATGTGGAATTAAGCAAGATGAAATCCGTGATGGAAGTGTCAAACAATCTCCAGGATACGATCGAAGAAATCCACATGGATATTGATCCGGTGAAAGCCGCGGATGCGGGACTGGCACCTTACCAAATTGCGCAGACAGTGAACTCGATCACACGTGGGTCATTTGCGACACAAATTGTCGATAAGCGCGGAGATGTTGTTTCAGTCATGGTTTCGTATGATGAGAAATACCGGAATAGCATTGAAAAACTAAAGAAGTTAAAACTCCGGACGCCGGCAGGAACATTCATTGATCTGGGCTCAGTCGCAGCCATCAGTGTAAAGGAAGGCCCGGTTGCCATTCAACGGGTCGATCAGGCTCATTCAGTCACCTATACATTGAAGTACACCTCAACTGAATCGTTGGGGGATATGACGAAACAAGTGAATGAGATGATGGATCGACTTGATTTGCCGGAACAAACGCAAATGACATATGGGGGCGACCGCGAACTCTTTGAAAGTGCGATCAATGATATGATTATGGCTGTTCTGCTTGCGGTAGTTCTTGTCTATATTGTCATGGCAGCACAATTTGAGTCATTTAAATATCCTTTTGTCATTATGTTCTCTGTCCCATTGATGATGATAGGGGTATCGCTGGGACTGCTGGCCACCAATACGCCGATTAGTGTAACAGCAGTTATTGGCATACTCGTCCTAGTTGGAATTGTGGTGAACAACGGAATTGTGCTCGTAGATTACATTAATCAGCGGAAACAGGCTGGTCTGTCTTCCTATGACGCCATTATCGCATCGGTCCGAGATCGGGTTCGCCCCATTTTAATGACCGCTTTGACAACAATACTCGGGCTGTTGCCTTTGGCATTAGGAATTGGAGAAGGAACTGAGATGAATCAGCCGATGGGCATTGCGGTGATCGGCGGCTTGATCAGCTCTACCTTCTTGACCCTGTATATCGTTCCGATCATCTATAGCTTGATCGATCGCGAAACGAGAAAGCGTGCCATCGAGAGTAACGATTAA
- a CDS encoding TerC family protein — translation MEAILLEYAWVLVVLIVLEGLLAADNAVVMAVMVKHLPKVQQRKALFYGLLGAFVFRFTALFMITFLVNIWQIQALGAAYLLFISIKNILDKRKENAGHAVDKPSKQSGFWMTVLKVELADIAFALDSMLAAVALAVTLPELGHFHIGGINGGQFVVMLLGGIVGLILIRFAARQFVVLLEKYPSLETAAFLIVGWVGVKLVVLTLAHHKLQIIDEAFPHSALWKTTFWIVLAAIAIGGYLSAVTKKSKKA, via the coding sequence TTGGAAGCAATTTTGTTGGAGTATGCATGGGTACTTGTCGTACTGATTGTGTTGGAGGGATTATTGGCTGCAGATAACGCAGTAGTTATGGCTGTCATGGTCAAGCATTTACCGAAAGTTCAACAGCGGAAAGCTCTATTTTACGGTTTGCTCGGTGCATTTGTGTTCCGCTTCACTGCTCTGTTCATGATCACGTTTCTAGTGAATATTTGGCAAATTCAAGCGTTAGGAGCCGCCTATCTATTGTTTATTTCCATAAAAAACATTTTGGATAAGCGTAAAGAAAATGCAGGACATGCAGTGGATAAACCGAGTAAGCAATCCGGTTTTTGGATGACGGTTTTAAAGGTCGAGCTTGCCGATATTGCTTTTGCGTTGGATTCTATGCTGGCAGCTGTGGCATTAGCGGTCACATTGCCGGAACTTGGCCACTTCCATATCGGTGGAATTAACGGTGGTCAGTTTGTCGTCATGTTGCTTGGCGGGATTGTCGGTCTGATCTTAATTCGTTTTGCGGCAAGACAATTCGTTGTCCTTTTAGAAAAATATCCATCATTGGAGACGGCTGCGTTTCTGATTGTCGGATGGGTAGGGGTTAAATTGGTAGTCCTCACATTGGCGCACCATAAACTTCAAATTATTGATGAGGCATTTCCTCATTCAGCATTATGGAAAACGACGTTTTGGATTGTCCTGGCGGCAATTGCAATTGGTGGCTATCTGTCAGCCGTAACAAAAAAAAGCAAAAAAGCATAG
- a CDS encoding MoxR family ATPase, with protein MTTIADFKKELNKAIIGREREFDMMLIALLQQGHVLLESVPGSGKTMMAKSFANAFKGLFKRVQFTPDVLPSDVTGIRFYNPQTQDFVLKEGPISTNILLADEINRATPRTQSSLLEAMEERQVTIDGETIKLPAPFMVIATQNPIESQQGTFPLPAAQLDRFLFKLIIDYPSFEEEHEILRQYSNAPGEIRTKALIDTDTVAEWSKKASEVIVHEDIERYILKIIRATREHPYLELGLSSRAALAILQASKTYAYIHGKDFVTPDDVKTILPSAALHRMELSTEGVLTKRLPDLLDEIVFSIPTPIEATV; from the coding sequence ATGACAACAATCGCTGATTTTAAGAAAGAACTGAACAAAGCAATCATTGGCCGGGAAAGAGAATTTGACATGATGTTAATTGCTCTGTTGCAGCAAGGACACGTCCTGCTGGAGAGCGTCCCGGGTTCTGGTAAGACAATGATGGCCAAAAGCTTTGCCAATGCTTTTAAGGGGCTATTCAAACGGGTTCAATTTACACCGGATGTGCTTCCATCCGATGTTACGGGAATACGTTTCTATAATCCACAGACACAAGATTTTGTTTTGAAAGAAGGACCTATTTCGACCAATATTCTATTGGCAGATGAAATCAACCGGGCGACTCCCCGTACACAGTCGAGTTTGCTGGAGGCGATGGAAGAAAGACAGGTGACAATTGATGGCGAGACAATCAAGTTGCCAGCGCCATTCATGGTTATTGCCACGCAAAATCCGATCGAATCCCAGCAAGGGACGTTTCCGCTGCCTGCGGCACAACTGGATCGTTTTCTGTTCAAATTGATCATAGATTATCCATCTTTTGAGGAAGAACATGAAATCCTCAGACAATATAGCAATGCGCCGGGCGAGATCAGAACAAAAGCGCTTATTGACACTGACACTGTTGCAGAATGGTCAAAGAAAGCTTCAGAAGTAATAGTACATGAAGACATTGAACGATATATCCTTAAAATTATCCGTGCGACTAGGGAGCATCCTTACTTGGAACTTGGTCTAAGCTCACGAGCCGCTCTGGCGATTTTGCAGGCTTCCAAGACGTATGCATATATTCATGGCAAAGATTTTGTTACGCCAGATGACGTAAAGACCATCTTGCCTTCTGCTGCCCTGCATCGAATGGAGTTGTCGACGGAAGGTGTCTTGACGAAAAGATTGCCTGACTTATTGGATGAAATTGTTTTTTCCATACCGACCCCAATCGAGGCGACGGTCTAA
- a CDS encoding MarR family winged helix-turn-helix transcriptional regulator, with translation MDREEIERSLKLFIVLSRASKVISEEANKLIETFGLNPTEFAVLELLYHKGRQPIQKIGQKILLRSGSMTYVVDKLEKKGLLQRVFCEEDKRVTFMSITEDGKELIRSIFPSHEKNIQSIMSGLTAEEQEQAIQLLRKLGLSIKDLSS, from the coding sequence TTGGATAGAGAAGAAATTGAACGGTCGTTGAAATTATTCATCGTCCTAAGTCGAGCCAGCAAGGTCATCTCGGAAGAGGCTAACAAATTAATAGAAACATTTGGGTTGAACCCGACCGAATTTGCAGTATTGGAGTTGCTCTACCATAAGGGCAGGCAGCCGATACAAAAGATAGGGCAGAAAATACTTCTTCGCAGTGGATCTATGACATATGTGGTTGACAAACTGGAGAAAAAAGGCTTGTTGCAAAGGGTTTTTTGTGAAGAGGATAAACGGGTGACCTTTATGTCCATTACTGAGGACGGCAAGGAATTGATCCGCTCCATCTTCCCGTCTCATGAGAAGAACATTCAATCTATTATGTCTGGATTGACGGCAGAAGAACAAGAGCAAGCAATTCAGCTTCTACGGAAGCTAGGACTGTCCATCAAGGATTTGTCCTCCTGA
- a CDS encoding B12-binding domain-containing radical SAM protein, whose amino-acid sequence MSIVLTTLNAKYIHTNLAIRYLKAYAEPEYVPILTEYTIKDPTMNIVSDIYQKKPSIVGFSLYIWNIEESIKVIRLLKAIHPGIIIVAGGPEVTYDYDAWLERVPEIDLIVIGEGERTFKQICDWHTGKIALQEVQGIAYMADGKLRVTTPGPKLDLRDIPSPFRFEDDLPNLPNRVTYIETSRGCPFSCQFCLSSIEVGVRYFNREAIKDDIRFLMNHGARTIKFVDRTFNISRSYAMEMFQFLIDEHRPGTVFQFEITGDIMRPEVIEFLNSNAPTGLFRFEIGVQSTNDATNELVKRRQNFEKLSRTVRMVKNGGKIAQHLDLIAGLPDENYDSFRKTFNDVFALRPEELQLGFLKLLRGTGLRIQAEQYGYTYVDTAPYEILSNNVLTFEEIIKIKQTEDVLEKYWNDHRLPRTVEYLVSQVFDTPFDFFQQFGTFWEEKGWSRIGHQLQDLFTRLDEFLRTEDKADMGIVASLMKMDYLAHHKFQPRKIWWKDTLSKKVLLALEERLEHDFPLLEDLSENGKLSSRVIRKQTFMTKTTIDPSSLESGQYQVREGYLITVFRQDQEPSFLFLEEEALALA is encoded by the coding sequence ATGAGTATTGTACTAACTACCTTGAATGCAAAATATATACATACCAACCTGGCCATACGTTATTTAAAAGCATATGCCGAGCCGGAATATGTACCCATACTAACCGAGTACACCATTAAGGATCCTACAATGAATATTGTATCAGATATTTATCAAAAAAAACCAAGTATCGTCGGATTCAGCTTATATATTTGGAACATTGAAGAATCCATTAAAGTCATCCGGCTGTTGAAAGCCATTCATCCCGGTATCATTATTGTAGCGGGCGGACCCGAAGTTACTTACGATTATGACGCTTGGCTGGAACGTGTTCCCGAAATCGACCTGATCGTAATCGGCGAAGGAGAACGAACCTTTAAACAGATATGCGACTGGCATACAGGGAAAATTGCACTCCAGGAAGTCCAAGGGATTGCCTATATGGCAGATGGCAAGTTAAGAGTTACCACCCCGGGACCTAAGTTGGATTTGCGGGACATCCCCTCTCCTTTCCGTTTTGAAGATGATCTTCCTAACTTGCCAAATCGGGTGACATATATTGAAACGAGCCGTGGCTGTCCTTTCTCATGTCAGTTTTGCTTATCTTCTATTGAAGTCGGCGTCCGATATTTTAATCGGGAGGCGATTAAGGATGATATTCGATTTTTGATGAATCATGGAGCTAGGACAATAAAATTTGTCGATAGAACATTCAACATCAGCAGGAGCTATGCAATGGAAATGTTCCAGTTCCTCATTGATGAACATCGACCAGGAACTGTCTTTCAGTTTGAAATCACAGGTGATATTATGCGTCCTGAAGTCATTGAATTTCTGAACTCGAACGCTCCCACCGGCCTCTTTCGTTTCGAAATCGGCGTTCAATCGACAAATGATGCTACAAATGAACTAGTGAAGCGCAGGCAAAATTTCGAAAAATTATCCCGGACCGTACGGATGGTGAAAAACGGAGGAAAAATAGCACAGCACCTGGATTTAATAGCCGGATTGCCCGATGAAAATTACGATTCATTCAGGAAGACCTTCAATGATGTCTTTGCTCTACGTCCCGAAGAGCTGCAATTAGGGTTCTTGAAGCTACTCCGAGGAACAGGCCTCCGGATTCAGGCGGAGCAATATGGATATACGTATGTTGATACAGCCCCATATGAAATTCTTTCGAACAATGTTTTGACGTTTGAGGAGATCATTAAGATAAAACAAACAGAGGATGTGTTGGAGAAATATTGGAATGATCATCGACTTCCTCGTACTGTCGAATATCTCGTTTCCCAAGTCTTCGACACGCCTTTCGATTTCTTCCAACAGTTCGGTACATTCTGGGAGGAAAAAGGCTGGTCAAGAATCGGACATCAATTACAGGATTTATTTACCCGACTGGACGAATTCCTTCGAACAGAAGACAAAGCGGACATGGGGATTGTAGCAAGTTTGATGAAGATGGATTATTTGGCGCATCATAAGTTTCAGCCGCGAAAAATATGGTGGAAAGATACCTTGTCCAAAAAGGTCTTACTGGCACTTGAAGAACGTTTGGAGCACGATTTTCCTTTGCTTGAAGACCTGAGCGAAAATGGTAAATTGTCATCCCGGGTCATTCGCAAACAAACATTCATGACAAAGACGACAATAGACCCGTCATCACTGGAATCAGGACAATACCAAGTCCGTGAAGGATATCTTATAACTGTATTCCGTCAAGACCAAGAGCCTTCATTCCTTTTCTTGGAAGAAGAAGCACTTGCCTTGGCATAA
- a CDS encoding PAS domain-containing sensor histidine kinase yields MENDNNVLENLYFILNDRCRPGIILEMDGSIYEMNEPFRVYFQCEQFRSIEDFIDTTSMRDWHSFTERSLASGQMQLARMPMNVSNTNDFLSVDAQLFYLHAIKKIGVIFELPRKLTSMSIKSYYNAFRFAHSFMMLVDEQGKICDVNERSYDFFNLGKDILKGRQIAEMEKLFPEVTANGLMEQLAIAKSTGLSELNITFERGAGDTRYYHITFSYEKDTNMFIVQIMDYTEREELEEKLAHSGTLSAVGQLAASIAHEIRNPMTTLKGFTQLLSATATEESLRYISVIEDEIKRMESILSEMLVLSKPVNRKKTTFSLDHLIQDMVSVLEPKALLENIHIVQNRNLCSTPYVYGDIDKLKQVILNLCKNAFEAMTAGGTLTITSDEEDGQLILSIGDTGKGMTLQQVNQVFMPFFSSKTGGTGLGLPFVLKTVEEHGGTISVESEVGRGTKFLLKFPRAANAAIELESIKQTVVS; encoded by the coding sequence TTGGAAAACGATAACAATGTCTTAGAAAATCTATATTTTATATTGAATGATCGCTGTAGACCGGGCATCATCCTCGAAATGGATGGGTCGATCTATGAAATGAACGAACCATTCAGGGTTTACTTCCAATGTGAACAGTTTCGTTCCATTGAAGACTTCATTGATACGACCTCCATGCGGGATTGGCATTCATTCACGGAACGATCGCTTGCTTCCGGACAGATGCAGTTGGCAAGAATGCCGATGAATGTTTCGAATACGAATGATTTTTTAAGTGTGGATGCACAATTATTTTATTTGCATGCCATTAAAAAAATAGGCGTCATCTTCGAGTTGCCAAGAAAATTGACCAGTATGTCCATTAAATCATACTACAATGCCTTTCGTTTTGCCCATAGCTTTATGATGCTGGTCGATGAACAAGGAAAGATTTGTGACGTGAACGAACGCAGTTATGACTTTTTTAACCTAGGCAAGGATATTCTCAAGGGGCGTCAAATTGCGGAAATGGAAAAACTGTTTCCCGAGGTGACTGCAAATGGCCTCATGGAGCAGTTGGCAATAGCCAAATCGACTGGCCTGTCCGAATTAAACATTACGTTCGAACGGGGAGCAGGCGACACAAGGTATTATCATATTACATTTTCATATGAAAAAGATACTAATATGTTCATTGTTCAAATAATGGATTATACAGAGAGAGAGGAACTCGAGGAGAAACTGGCTCATTCAGGCACATTATCTGCAGTCGGTCAATTGGCAGCCAGTATTGCGCATGAAATACGCAATCCGATGACAACTTTGAAAGGATTCACACAACTTCTCAGTGCCACTGCGACGGAAGAGTCGCTGCGGTATATTTCTGTCATTGAAGATGAAATCAAAAGAATGGAATCCATATTGAGTGAAATGTTGGTGCTCTCCAAGCCAGTAAATCGTAAAAAAACTACATTTTCATTGGATCACCTCATACAAGACATGGTGTCCGTCCTGGAGCCGAAAGCACTGCTTGAAAATATTCATATCGTCCAAAATCGGAATTTGTGTTCTACTCCATATGTCTACGGAGATATCGACAAATTGAAGCAAGTGATATTAAATCTTTGCAAAAATGCTTTTGAAGCAATGACCGCCGGTGGAACGTTAACCATTACCAGTGATGAGGAGGACGGCCAACTGATTCTTTCCATAGGGGATACAGGTAAAGGGATGACATTGCAACAAGTCAACCAAGTGTTCATGCCGTTTTTTAGTTCTAAAACAGGTGGAACGGGACTTGGTTTGCCATTTGTCTTGAAAACGGTGGAAGAACATGGAGGAACAATCTCGGTTGAAAGTGAAGTTGGCAGAGGTACAAAATTTCTGTTGAAGTTCCCTCGTGCCGCAAATGCTGCCATCGAGTTGGAAAGTATAAAGCAAACAGTCGTTTCGTAA
- a CDS encoding TrkH family potassium uptake protein produces MKFTRESLYRFTPAQVIVFYYFLAIAFSFLLLNLPGVYKPGVHVSFIDSLFTAVSAVSVTGLSPINIGATYSIFGLCMLMIVLQIGGIGIMSIGTFFWLMVRKRIGLRERQLIMVDHNQYSLAGVVQLIKQIVVIIFLIELIGGTILSLYLLKYYDTASEAFLNGMFMSVSATTNAGFDITQASLLPYFNDYFIQTVVMILIIAGAIGFPVLIEVKGFFSRKVPHFRFSLFTKITTATFGLLLVWGAVMIFILESFHSFKGMAWHERIFTALFHSVSSRSAGLTTYDITQFSEATDIFISSLMFIGASPSSVGGGIRTTTFAIAILFLINFARGNDVIHIFKRQIKLVDVFRSYAVILLASMMVMTALLILLLTEPGVPVVALLFEISSAFGTCGMSLGITSDLSIVGKVIIMILMFIGRVGLISFLYTLGGKTNKTTYHYPKERVIIG; encoded by the coding sequence ATGAAATTTACCCGTGAAAGTTTATATAGGTTCACTCCGGCACAAGTCATAGTATTTTATTACTTTTTAGCTATCGCCTTTTCTTTTCTTTTATTAAATTTGCCAGGTGTCTATAAGCCCGGTGTCCATGTCTCGTTTATTGACAGTTTGTTCACAGCGGTCAGTGCAGTTAGTGTGACCGGCTTGTCCCCAATCAATATTGGAGCGACCTACTCGATATTCGGATTATGCATGTTGATGATTGTGCTTCAGATCGGCGGGATAGGCATTATGTCAATCGGTACATTCTTTTGGCTAATGGTCAGAAAAAGGATCGGCTTACGGGAACGTCAATTGATTATGGTGGATCATAACCAATATTCCTTGGCAGGCGTCGTACAATTGATTAAACAGATTGTAGTCATCATTTTTTTGATTGAATTAATTGGTGGAACGATCTTGTCATTGTACTTGTTAAAGTACTATGATACAGCTTCTGAAGCGTTTTTGAATGGGATGTTCATGTCGGTCTCTGCAACAACGAATGCTGGATTTGATATTACCCAGGCCTCACTGCTGCCTTACTTTAATGATTACTTCATTCAAACTGTCGTCATGATTTTAATTATTGCTGGGGCGATCGGATTTCCTGTATTAATTGAAGTAAAAGGGTTCTTTTCACGAAAGGTGCCGCATTTCCGTTTCTCATTGTTCACGAAAATTACAACCGCTACATTTGGTTTGCTCCTCGTATGGGGAGCCGTCATGATTTTTATATTGGAGTCCTTCCATTCATTCAAAGGGATGGCTTGGCACGAGAGGATATTCACTGCCCTGTTCCATTCTGTGTCTTCAAGATCTGCCGGACTCACCACATATGATATTACTCAATTCAGTGAAGCAACTGATATTTTTATCAGCTCGCTCATGTTCATCGGTGCCTCGCCGAGTTCTGTAGGGGGCGGAATCCGGACGACGACTTTCGCGATCGCTATCCTGTTCCTCATCAACTTTGCACGTGGCAATGATGTCATTCATATATTCAAGCGGCAAATTAAGCTGGTCGATGTATTTCGATCGTACGCGGTTATTTTATTGGCCTCTATGATGGTGATGACTGCTTTGTTGATTTTACTCTTGACTGAGCCGGGTGTTCCCGTTGTGGCACTGTTGTTTGAAATATCTTCTGCATTCGGTACGTGTGGAATGTCTCTGGGGATTACATCAGACCTTTCGATTGTAGGTAAAGTCATTATTATGATCCTTATGTTTATCGGTCGGGTCGGTCTCATTTCCTTCCTATATACTCTAGGTGGAAAAACGAATAAAACGACGTATCATTATCCAAAGGAACGCGTCATCATTGGATAA